One Helianthus annuus cultivar XRQ/B chromosome 7, HanXRQr2.0-SUNRISE, whole genome shotgun sequence genomic region harbors:
- the LOC118480421 gene encoding extensin-2-like produces the protein MGSLRVLRHWPQLMYAFVLLATIVVADKPYGYNSPQSKGWKLPPLKHTLPKSKYVYKSPPPPVKHTWSHLPYLHKSPPPSYIYKSPPPLYVYKSPPPPSPSPPPPYVYKSPPPPSPSPPPPYVYKSPPPPSPSPPPLYVYKSPSPPSPSPPPPYAYNKSPPQPSPSPPPPYIYKSPPPPSPSPPPPYVYKSPPPPSPSPPPPYVYKSPPPPPPSPSPPPPYVYKSPPPPSPSPPPPYVYKSPPPPSPSPPPPYAYKSPPPPSPSPPPPYVYKSPPPPSPSPPPPYVYKSPPPPSPSPPPPYVYKSPPLPSPSPPPPYVYKSPPPPSPSPPPPYVYKSPPSPSPSPPPPYVYKSPPPPYIYKSPPPPSPSPPAPYMYKSPPPPSPSTPRPYVYKSPHMPSPSLPHHPYYYKSPPPPSKSPPPPAYYYKSPPPPRHY, from the coding sequence ATGGGAAGCCTTAGGGTGTTGAGGCATTGGCCTCAACTTATGTACGCTTTTGTTTTATTAGCCACCATCGTTGTAGCCGATAAGCCTTATGGGTATAACTCTCCACAGTCTAAAGGGTGGAAATTGCCACCGCTGAAGCATACTTTGCCAAAGTCAAAATATGTTTACAAGTCTCCACCACCACCGGTAAAACACACATGGTCACATCTACCCTATCTTCACAAGTCTCCTCCACCATCTTATATTTACAAGTCTCCACCTCCTCTATACGTTTATAAGTCTCCACCCCCACCTTCGCCTTCCCCACCTCCTCCGTACGTCTACAAGTCTCCACCCCCACCGTCGCCTTCCCCACCTCCTCCGTACGTCTACAAGtctccaccaccaccgtcgccatCCCCACCACCTCTATACGTTTACAAGTCTCCATCACCACCCTCACCTTCCCCACCGCCTCCATATGCTTACAACAAGTCTCCACCCCAACCGTCGCCTTCCCCACCTCCTCCATACATCTACAAGtctccaccaccaccgtcgccttCCCCACCACCTCCATACGTTTACAagtctccaccaccaccatcaccatccccACCACCTCCATACGTATACAAATctccacccccacccccaccatcACCATCCCCACCACCTCCATACGTATACAAATCTCCACCCCCACCATCACCATCCCCACCACCTCCATACGTTTACAAGTCTCCACCACCACCCTCACCTTCCCCACCGCCTCCATACGCTTACAAGTCTCCGCCTCCTCCATCACCATCTCCACCACCCCCTTATGTCTACAAGTCTCCACCTCCTCCGTCACCATCTCCACCCCCTCCATATGTGTATAAGTCTCCACCACCTCCATCACCATCTCCACCACCCCCGTATGTGTACAAGTCTCCACCTCTTCCGTCACCATCTCCACCCCCTCCATATGTGTATAAGTCTCCACCACCTCCATCGCCTTCCCCACCACCCCCGTATGTGTACAAATCTCCACCCTCACCATCACCTTCCCCACCACCTCCATACGTTTACAAATCTCCACCACCCCCTTATATTTACAAGTCTCCACCCCCTCCATCACCATCTCCACCAGCTCCATATATGTATAAATCTCCTCCCCCACCATCTCCATCCACACCACGTCCGTATGTGTACAAGTCTCCTCACATGCCATCTCCATCTCTTCCACACCATCCATATTACTACAAATCACCACCTCCACCATCAAAGTCACCCCCTCCTCCAGCTTACTACTACaagtcgccaccaccaccaagaCATTATTAA